AGTCCGAAGCCTTTCGTAAGCTCTCTTCGGTAAAGTTCTTCTCAATGCTGTCAAGAATGGAACGCACAAGGTTTCCAAAATCCCTCTTTATGACCCCCCTATTTTCCTGATACTGGGTTATGGCATATAGTCTGTAGAGGTAATACTTTAACTCTTCCTTTTTCTTGCCCTCTTGTAGTCTGTCGTAGATGTTTCTTATCTCTGAATAGAACCTCCTAAGCTGAACCCCTTTGAGCCCTAAGTTTTCCACTATCTTACTGGCATAACCCTCTGGATGAAATATGTCTCTGTCATCCAGCCTGGAAATATCTCCACCTAAGCTCTTTAACTTGTTTATGAATTCTGACACATAGCTATTAGACCCTTGACCTCCTCTATGCATGCTCTGGCTCATGTATGAACCTCCATATAATTTTTATAACCCTACTCCCTATCATTTTCTGACACACCCCTTGTTTTCATTATCACATATTTTGCCATAAAAAGTGCATTCCTCTTGAGGGTATAGTCCTTATCTGTCTCTATAAGGGTTTTCACAAACTTTTCACGCTCTTCCCCTTTCACGTTTCTGTGAATCTGGTAATAGAAAAGTGGATAAAACTTCCACCATTTATCCTTACGGTTTTCTCTGAAGTATTTCATCAAAGTGTATATGCGATAAAAGGTTGACCTGCCTATGTATCCCTCTTTGATAAACCGCTCCAGCTCCCTTGAATTTTTAATGCCGTCCTTTAACTCCTCTTGAGTAAGGATTTCGTTAAGTATAGAAAAGTGAGGAAGGTCCTCGGATTTGTTGCCTTTAGAAATTATTTTTGTTTTTTCCCCTTTTACCCTTTTTTCCTCTACCTCCGCAAACTCTCCTGCAAAACGCACTGGCACTTCTGGTCTATCTATATGAAAACCCACAGAGAAGTTTAGTAATGGATTGTAGGCGGTATAGTGGTCAAAGTCCTCCTTTAGCTCCAAA
The window above is part of the Aquificaceae bacterium genome. Proteins encoded here:
- the csm2 gene encoding type III-A CRISPR-associated protein Csm2, giving the protein MSQSMHRGGQGSNSYVSEFINKLKSLGGDISRLDDRDIFHPEGYASKIVENLGLKGVQLRRFYSEIRNIYDRLQEGKKKEELKYYLYRLYAITQYQENRGVIKRDFGNLVRSILDSIEKNFTEESLRKASDFFMAMVAYSKKES